Proteins encoded within one genomic window of Pararhizobium capsulatum DSM 1112:
- a CDS encoding bifunctional diguanylate cyclase/phosphodiesterase — translation MTIGTTLRHRVEMLARLARPSLIPVVIAAAVVFTGGYFFDQQNRLNFRSELKIKVQNELSLISTRLQAEITTSITALRGTANSVSANPDMTPEQFNLLASKVLLQNPQMTRISAAPEAVVSMVVPAKGNERMVGTDFKRFGSSRVATDRAQSKARPIIAGPVRLPDGRKGFNLFSPVFAKKLAHMRFWGFMEAIVDETELYQAARLLQTSTSDEREGTDRHIDVKLAIRDVSVSDNIQDPFFGEAEIFAQTPVIRQMHLPGGTWELAAIPVGGWQQEPDNNKGLMIAILAAAAIIIIPIVVTFGLVSERQRTIATLRSRDRELLTLSHRLNLALESSSIGIWEIDLDTQERSWDERMYHLHGLAPGSGHPTYADWRSTVHPDELEGVSLTLFRALDENQEYRSQYRIVMPGGGLRHLRHVGSTHVGADGKAKITGISWDVTDDVTMTDQLRAAKALAEARNTELKDALDGLSEREQQLEEISRRLDLALASYQCGMWEADLEGGVSYWDQRMHQLYGLVFTDGQATHETWLSALHPEDRKEAETNVDRAIQGDLPYVQQSRVVLPDGSVRHVRSVGKIHISPEGARKMIGIAFDISEDVRLTEDLKAAKAVAEVKNDELAEANHRIEHNALHDPLTGLGNRRMLDRKLETLSASRADGLTNIALLHIDLDRFKQINDTLGHAAGDAMLVHASQILRSNIRANDMVARIGGDEFVVVITDAPDKTYLEKLSQRIIHEMRQPVDYNGFPCRFGVSIGIATAGDLAVDERKLLVNADIALYRAKENGRNRFEFFTEMLQAEIITTKRIADEILEGIEKHQFVPWYQPQFEAGTLKLVGVEALIRWNHPREGLLTPDKFLGIAEELNVVATLDRIVLDRALLDAMVWASKGLHIPKISVNVSAKRLSDDLLLNSLQGLSFTAGQLSFELVESIFLDESDDIVTANIEGIKKLGIDIEIDDFGTGHTSIVSLLKIKPKRLKIDRQLVAPILGSRKEQALIRSIIEIGRSLGIETVAEGVETMAHAEMLSVLGCDLLQGYAFSKAKSAEDFLAFAKGDALALAS, via the coding sequence TTGACCATCGGCACAACTCTTCGCCATCGCGTGGAAATGCTTGCGAGACTGGCAAGGCCGTCGCTTATTCCGGTCGTGATCGCTGCGGCCGTCGTTTTCACGGGCGGCTACTTTTTCGACCAGCAAAATCGCCTTAATTTTCGCAGCGAACTGAAGATCAAGGTCCAGAACGAGCTCAGCCTGATCTCGACCCGTCTGCAGGCCGAAATCACCACAAGCATCACAGCGCTCCGCGGCACCGCAAACAGTGTCTCCGCCAATCCCGACATGACCCCGGAGCAGTTCAACCTGCTCGCCTCGAAGGTTCTCCTGCAGAACCCGCAGATGACGCGCATCAGCGCAGCACCTGAAGCCGTGGTTTCCATGGTCGTGCCCGCCAAGGGCAATGAGCGCATGGTCGGTACCGACTTCAAGCGTTTCGGCTCGTCGCGTGTCGCAACCGATCGCGCCCAGTCAAAGGCCCGCCCCATCATTGCTGGCCCCGTGCGGCTTCCGGATGGCCGGAAAGGCTTCAACCTTTTCTCGCCGGTTTTCGCCAAGAAGCTCGCGCACATGCGCTTCTGGGGCTTCATGGAAGCGATCGTCGATGAAACCGAACTTTATCAGGCGGCTCGCCTGCTCCAGACGAGCACGAGCGACGAACGGGAAGGCACGGATCGCCATATCGACGTGAAGCTCGCAATCCGCGACGTTTCTGTCAGCGACAACATTCAGGATCCATTTTTCGGCGAAGCGGAGATTTTCGCGCAGACGCCGGTGATCCGCCAGATGCACCTGCCGGGCGGAACCTGGGAGCTGGCGGCCATACCGGTCGGCGGCTGGCAGCAGGAACCCGACAACAACAAGGGCCTGATGATCGCCATCCTTGCCGCGGCTGCGATCATCATCATTCCGATCGTCGTGACCTTCGGCCTCGTCAGCGAGCGCCAGCGCACGATCGCAACGCTGCGTTCGCGCGACCGGGAGCTTCTGACGCTCTCCCACCGCCTCAATCTTGCGCTCGAATCCTCCAGCATCGGCATCTGGGAAATCGACCTCGATACACAGGAACGGTCCTGGGACGAGCGCATGTACCACCTTCATGGCCTTGCGCCGGGCAGCGGCCACCCGACCTATGCCGATTGGCGCAGCACCGTACATCCCGATGAACTCGAAGGCGTGTCGCTCACCCTGTTCAGGGCGCTGGATGAAAACCAGGAATACCGCTCCCAATATCGCATCGTCATGCCGGGTGGCGGGCTTCGTCATCTGCGCCATGTTGGCTCCACCCATGTCGGCGCCGATGGCAAAGCCAAGATCACCGGCATCAGCTGGGACGTGACCGACGACGTGACGATGACCGATCAGCTGAGGGCGGCCAAGGCGCTTGCCGAAGCCCGCAATACCGAACTGAAAGATGCACTGGACGGTCTCTCCGAGCGGGAACAGCAGCTGGAGGAAATCTCCCGCCGGCTCGATCTGGCGCTCGCCTCCTACCAATGCGGCATGTGGGAAGCCGATCTCGAGGGTGGTGTCAGCTATTGGGACCAGCGCATGCACCAGCTTTACGGTCTGGTTTTCACCGATGGACAGGCAACGCACGAAACCTGGCTTTCCGCGCTGCATCCGGAGGATCGCAAGGAAGCGGAGACCAACGTCGACCGCGCGATCCAGGGTGATCTGCCCTATGTCCAGCAGTCACGGGTGGTGTTGCCGGACGGTTCGGTGCGGCACGTTCGGTCCGTTGGCAAAATTCACATTTCTCCCGAAGGTGCGCGCAAGATGATCGGCATCGCCTTCGATATCAGCGAAGACGTCCGGCTGACCGAAGACCTGAAGGCGGCCAAGGCCGTCGCGGAAGTCAAGAATGACGAGCTCGCGGAAGCCAATCACCGCATCGAGCACAACGCGCTTCACGATCCGCTGACAGGGCTCGGCAACCGCCGCATGCTCGACAGGAAACTCGAAACCCTCTCGGCATCACGCGCCGATGGCCTCACCAATATCGCGCTTCTGCATATCGATCTCGACCGCTTCAAGCAGATCAACGACACGCTCGGCCATGCCGCCGGCGATGCCATGCTGGTGCATGCCTCGCAGATCTTGCGTTCGAATATCCGCGCAAACGATATGGTCGCCCGGATCGGCGGCGACGAGTTCGTTGTCGTGATCACCGATGCGCCGGACAAGACCTACCTCGAGAAGCTGTCGCAGCGGATCATCCACGAGATGCGCCAGCCCGTCGATTATAACGGTTTCCCCTGTCGTTTCGGGGTCAGCATCGGCATCGCGACAGCCGGCGATCTGGCGGTGGATGAGCGCAAACTGCTGGTCAACGCCGATATCGCGCTCTACCGCGCCAAGGAAAACGGCCGCAACCGCTTCGAATTCTTCACGGAGATGCTGCAGGCCGAGATCATCACCACCAAGCGCATTGCCGACGAAATTCTCGAAGGCATCGAAAAGCATCAGTTCGTCCCCTGGTACCAGCCGCAGTTCGAAGCCGGGACTTTGAAGCTTGTGGGCGTGGAAGCGCTGATCCGCTGGAACCACCCGCGCGAAGGCCTTCTGACACCGGACAAATTCCTGGGCATTGCCGAGGAACTGAACGTCGTCGCCACGCTCGATCGCATCGTGCTCGACCGCGCATTACTTGATGCCATGGTGTGGGCGTCAAAGGGTCTTCATATCCCGAAGATCTCGGTCAACGTTTCGGCCAAGCGGCTTTCCGACGACCTGCTTCTCAACTCGCTGCAGGGTCTGAGCTTCACAGCCGGCCAGCTTTCCTTCGAGCTGGTGGAATCAATCTTCCTTGATGAGAGCGACGATATCGTCACTGCCAATATCGAGGGCATCAAGAAGCTCGGTATCGACATCGAAATCGATGATTTCGGCACCGGTCATACCTCGATCGTCAGCCTTCTGAAGATCAAGCCGAAGCGGCTGAAAATCGATCGACAGCTCGTGGCACCGATCCTCGGCTCCCGCAAGGAACAGGCGCTGATCCGCTCGATCATCGAGATCGGCCGTTCTCTTGGCATCGAGACCGTTGCCGAAGGCGTCGAGACCATGGCCCATGCGGAAATGCTCAGTGTGCTCGGCTGCGACCTGTTGCAGGGCTATGCGTTCTCCAAGGCAAAAAGTGCCGAGGACTTCCTTGCCTTTGCCAAGGGCGATGCACTGGCACTGGCCTCGTGA
- the tldD gene encoding metalloprotease TldD, translating to MNTDLIKLFDSDEAAVRKVLADTLNGADDGELFIEHIQSESLSFDNGRLKGGSFNTDQGFGLRAVVGEAAGYAHAGDLSVAALKRAADAVGAVTRGYSGSYAAAPQGTNVKLYGDENPIGTPSFETKVTLLSEIDAYLRAKDPKVRQVSASIAASWQVVDILRADGERMHDIRPMTRLNISVVVGDGDRQESGSYGVGGRRGFGDFILTESWQHGADEALRQALVNLEAIDAPAGTMDVVLSSGWPGVMLHEAVGHGLEGDFNRKKTSAFAGLLGEQVAAKGVTVVDDGTIEARRGSLTIDDEGTPSAYNVLIDDGKLVGYMQDRQNARLMGMKPTGNGRREGYAHVPMPRMTNTYMLSGDKTPEEIIASVKKGIYAVSFGGGQVDITSGKFVFGCTEAYLIDNGKIGAPVKGAMLIGNGPDAMKRITMIGNDMKLDNGMGNCGKGGQWVPVGVGQPHLRMNDTTVGGTKT from the coding sequence ATGAACACCGATCTCATCAAACTGTTCGACAGCGACGAGGCGGCGGTGCGCAAGGTTCTGGCGGATACGCTCAACGGCGCCGATGACGGTGAGCTGTTCATCGAGCATATCCAGTCGGAATCGCTCTCCTTCGACAATGGCCGCCTGAAGGGCGGCAGCTTCAATACCGACCAGGGTTTTGGCCTGCGTGCTGTTGTGGGTGAGGCGGCCGGATACGCCCATGCGGGCGATCTTTCTGTTGCGGCCTTGAAGCGCGCGGCCGATGCCGTGGGCGCCGTGACCCGTGGTTACTCCGGCTCCTACGCCGCGGCCCCGCAGGGCACCAACGTCAAGCTCTATGGCGACGAAAACCCGATCGGCACGCCGAGCTTCGAGACAAAGGTCACGCTGCTTTCCGAAATCGACGCCTATCTGCGCGCCAAGGACCCGAAGGTGCGCCAGGTCTCAGCCTCCATCGCCGCCTCCTGGCAGGTGGTGGATATCCTGCGTGCCGATGGCGAGCGCATGCATGACATCCGTCCGATGACGCGGCTCAATATTTCCGTCGTCGTTGGTGACGGCGACCGGCAGGAATCCGGCTCCTATGGCGTCGGCGGCCGTCGCGGTTTTGGTGATTTCATCCTGACCGAAAGCTGGCAGCATGGCGCCGATGAAGCGTTGCGTCAGGCGCTTGTCAATCTTGAAGCGATCGATGCGCCGGCAGGCACCATGGATGTCGTGCTCTCCTCCGGCTGGCCGGGCGTGATGCTGCACGAGGCCGTCGGCCACGGGCTGGAAGGTGATTTCAATCGCAAGAAGACGTCTGCTTTCGCCGGACTTCTCGGTGAGCAGGTCGCCGCCAAGGGCGTGACCGTCGTCGATGACGGCACGATCGAGGCCCGTCGCGGCTCGCTGACTATCGACGACGAAGGCACGCCGTCGGCCTACAACGTGCTGATCGACGACGGCAAGCTCGTCGGCTACATGCAGGACCGCCAGAACGCCCGCCTGATGGGCATGAAGCCGACTGGCAACGGCCGTCGCGAAGGTTATGCCCACGTGCCGATGCCGCGCATGACCAACACCTATATGCTCTCAGGGGACAAGACGCCCGAAGAGATCATCGCTTCCGTGAAAAAGGGTATCTATGCCGTTTCCTTCGGCGGCGGACAGGTGGACATCACGTCGGGCAAGTTCGTGTTTGGCTGCACCGAGGCATACCTGATCGACAACGGCAAGATCGGCGCGCCGGTCAAGGGCGCCATGCTCATCGGCAACGGTCCGGATGCGATGAAGCGCATCACCATGATCGGCAACGACATGAAGCTCGACAATGGCATGGGCAATTGCGGCAAGGGCGGCCAGTGGGTGCCGGTCGGCGTCGGCCAGCCGCATCTGCGCATGAACGATACGACGGTCGGCGGCACAAAGACATAA
- a CDS encoding DnaJ C-terminal domain-containing protein has translation MRDPYTVLGVRRNAGADEIKTAWRNVAKAVHPDHNRDDPNAAARFAEAGRAYEVLKDPKLRNRYDYARREADLRRMEEMKRKSREQARDTVDPETAEEMISRIFGAETRPQAKPQPIPKAASVQPQAEVKADPKPETRIEPGVAAEPETAEQKPEAKPEVEKRYGPFGILPRAAAPAAELVSAIVRRIRGAQKPADKVPDIFSEATVTIADILRREKATATLPDGQTLKVALPPGTVDGSVIRLKEQGYRLNGMIRGDLIVHVRIAADETFRPNGIDLHTTLPINIQDAVLGCEMRVDTPTGATSITIPAWSGSDQAIRLEGHGLPDADGGRGALVVELRLMLWEKPDERITDLMRARRDGLVL, from the coding sequence ATGCGTGATCCCTACACAGTTTTAGGCGTGAGGCGAAACGCCGGAGCCGACGAGATCAAGACCGCCTGGCGCAATGTCGCCAAGGCCGTGCACCCTGATCACAACCGCGACGATCCCAACGCTGCTGCCCGCTTTGCCGAGGCCGGGCGCGCCTATGAGGTTCTGAAAGACCCCAAGCTGCGCAACCGCTATGACTATGCGCGGCGCGAAGCTGATCTTCGCCGGATGGAGGAAATGAAGCGCAAGTCGCGGGAACAGGCCCGCGATACCGTCGATCCGGAGACCGCCGAGGAGATGATTTCGCGCATCTTCGGCGCCGAGACACGCCCCCAGGCAAAGCCGCAACCCATCCCGAAAGCCGCGTCGGTGCAGCCGCAGGCCGAGGTGAAGGCCGATCCGAAACCGGAAACGCGGATCGAACCCGGCGTTGCCGCCGAGCCTGAAACAGCTGAACAGAAGCCCGAGGCCAAACCCGAAGTCGAGAAGCGCTACGGTCCCTTCGGCATCCTGCCACGGGCGGCCGCCCCTGCTGCCGAACTCGTTTCAGCGATCGTAAGGCGCATTCGTGGCGCCCAGAAGCCTGCCGACAAGGTCCCGGACATCTTCAGCGAAGCAACGGTGACCATCGCCGACATCCTTCGCCGCGAGAAGGCGACCGCAACGCTGCCCGACGGCCAGACCTTGAAAGTCGCCCTGCCGCCCGGCACCGTCGACGGCAGCGTCATTCGACTGAAGGAACAGGGCTACCGCCTGAACGGAATGATCCGCGGCGACCTGATCGTGCATGTGCGCATTGCTGCCGACGAAACCTTCCGTCCGAACGGGATCGATCTTCACACCACCCTGCCGATCAATATACAGGACGCTGTGCTGGGGTGCGAAATGCGTGTGGATACCCCGACCGGCGCCACCAGCATCACCATCCCCGCCTGGTCCGGCTCGGATCAGGCAATCCGCCTTGAGGGTCACGGCCTGCCGGACGCCGATGGCGGTCGCGGGGCGCTCGTGGTCGAACTGAGGCTGATGCTGTGGGAAAAGCCGGATGAGCGCATCACCGACCTGATGCGCGCGCGCCGCGATGGCCTCGTTCTCTGA
- the pdxH gene encoding pyridoxamine 5'-phosphate oxidase: MEDNMSETGLTTGDFTEENEPFSLFGAWLKEAQASEINDPNGVALATADADGLPNVRMVLLKDFDTRGFVFYTNFESQKGQEILGSMKAAMCFHWKSLRRQVRIRGPVEIVSDQEADEYYKTRPRGSRIGAWASKQSRPLESRFALEKAVAEYTARYVIGEIPRPSHWSGFRIRPTSIEFWKDGAFRLHDRIEFRRPDPDGGWDKVRMYP; this comes from the coding sequence TTGGAAGACAATATGAGCGAGACTGGGTTAACAACTGGTGACTTCACCGAGGAAAACGAGCCCTTTTCCCTTTTCGGCGCCTGGCTGAAGGAAGCGCAGGCCAGCGAGATCAACGATCCCAACGGGGTAGCCTTGGCGACTGCGGATGCGGATGGATTGCCGAACGTGCGAATGGTCTTGCTCAAGGATTTCGATACTAGGGGATTCGTCTTCTACACGAATTTCGAGAGTCAGAAAGGTCAGGAAATTCTGGGCAGCATGAAGGCCGCGATGTGTTTTCACTGGAAGAGCCTGCGCCGTCAGGTGCGCATCCGCGGTCCGGTCGAAATCGTCAGCGATCAGGAAGCCGATGAATATTACAAGACCCGGCCACGTGGCAGCCGAATCGGTGCCTGGGCCTCGAAGCAGTCCCGCCCGCTCGAAAGCCGTTTTGCGCTGGAAAAGGCGGTGGCGGAATATACGGCGCGTTATGTGATCGGGGAAATTCCACGCCCGAGCCACTGGTCCGGCTTCCGCATCCGCCCGACCTCGATCGAATTCTGGAAGGACGGCGCCTTCCGCCTGCACGACCGCATCGAGTTCCGCCGCCCCGATCCGGATGGCGGCTGGGACAAGGTGCGGATGTACCCTTGA
- a CDS encoding polysaccharide deacetylase family protein: MLKRFVKSTLITGGLETARIVKMAGLMKAARGRGAIFTLHHVRPRRPRLFDPNAHLEITPEFLDTAISTLKAEGYRFVALENLPQELTAEGRAPIAVFTLDDGYRNNIEHAAPVFSRYSVPFTVFATRGFIERTHGLWWETLADLMEAKNSLTFDFGAGPETLPLDTAARKHQAFGRFADYVGTGDEATAVAAIDVLARANGIEPLSITEKLTLDEGGLKQLVDNSLAQLGVHTVSHRALSRLSDEEVRAELNRSIEIIEQITGNRPTTLAYPYGFLSAVSARDRQLARALGLTVAVTTQPGTLDAAQELTALPRISLNGHFQKAAYVGALASGIPFRMMRTG, from the coding sequence ATGCTCAAACGTTTCGTGAAAAGCACATTGATCACCGGCGGGCTGGAAACCGCACGGATCGTCAAGATGGCCGGCCTGATGAAGGCCGCGCGCGGCCGCGGAGCGATCTTCACACTGCATCATGTGCGTCCGAGACGGCCGCGGCTGTTCGATCCCAACGCCCATCTGGAAATCACACCGGAATTTCTCGACACGGCGATTTCGACCCTGAAAGCCGAGGGTTACCGTTTCGTTGCGCTCGAAAACCTGCCGCAGGAACTGACGGCAGAGGGCCGCGCACCGATCGCCGTTTTCACCCTGGATGACGGCTATCGCAACAATATCGAGCATGCCGCACCGGTCTTCTCCCGCTATAGTGTGCCCTTCACCGTCTTTGCGACTCGCGGCTTCATCGAGCGCACCCATGGCCTGTGGTGGGAGACGCTGGCCGACCTCATGGAAGCCAAGAACAGCCTGACCTTCGACTTCGGCGCGGGGCCAGAGACTCTCCCACTCGACACCGCCGCCCGCAAACATCAGGCCTTTGGGCGCTTTGCCGATTATGTCGGTACCGGCGACGAGGCGACCGCCGTCGCAGCCATCGATGTCCTCGCCCGCGCAAATGGCATCGAGCCGTTGTCGATCACCGAGAAACTGACGCTGGATGAAGGCGGGCTGAAGCAACTCGTGGACAATTCGCTGGCGCAGCTTGGCGTTCACACCGTCAGCCATCGCGCCCTGTCGCGGCTCTCCGATGAGGAGGTCCGCGCGGAACTGAACCGCTCTATCGAGATAATCGAGCAGATTACCGGCAACCGGCCGACGACACTGGCCTACCCCTACGGCTTCTTATCGGCGGTTTCCGCCCGCGACCGGCAGCTTGCCCGCGCGCTCGGGCTGACGGTTGCCGTGACGACCCAGCCGGGAACGCTCGACGCCGCACAGGAGCTGACCGCCCTGCCCCGCATTTCGCTGAATGGTCACTTCCAGAAGGCGGCCTATGTTGGCGCGCTGGCGTCCGGCATCCCCTTCCGCATGATGCGGACGGGGTGA
- a CDS encoding RT0821/Lpp0805 family surface protein: MQDIANSINETKALSRRCGIVFVCLAGLLLSGCMGAGLDLTSSDVDHSVATGSVPLKNNDSLSDALTVRNAVSSADVSKVEGGPIPWANSNSGSAGVISSINEEQVNGVTCRRFTTTRHSYQGIANFDGNTCLMQNGEWMLTSFAPRS, encoded by the coding sequence TTGCAAGACATAGCAAACAGCATCAATGAGACCAAGGCTTTATCCCGTCGATGCGGGATCGTGTTCGTCTGCCTCGCGGGGCTTCTTCTTTCCGGCTGCATGGGCGCCGGGCTTGATCTGACATCCAGCGATGTCGATCACAGCGTCGCCACAGGTTCTGTTCCGCTGAAAAACAATGACAGCCTTTCCGACGCCCTGACGGTACGCAACGCTGTATCCTCCGCCGATGTCAGCAAGGTCGAAGGCGGCCCTATTCCATGGGCCAATTCAAACTCCGGCAGCGCGGGTGTGATCAGCAGCATCAACGAGGAGCAGGTAAATGGCGTTACCTGCCGACGCTTCACGACCACCCGCCACTCCTACCAGGGCATCGCCAACTTCGACGGCAATACCTGCCTGATGCAGAATGGTGAATGGATGCTGACCAGCTTCGCACCGCGCAGCTAA
- the fabI gene encoding enoyl-ACP reductase FabI: protein MSQGLMKGKRGLIMGVANNRSIAWGIAKAIHAQGGEIAFTHQGDALKKRVEPLAAELGAVMAGHCDVTDESSIDAVFETLEKLWGKIDFVVHAIGFSDKDELTGRYVDTSPANFAMTMNISVYSFTAIARRAEKMMTDGGSLLTMTYYGAEKVMPNYNVMGVAKAALEASVKYLAVDLGPKNIRVNAISAGPIKTLAASGIGDFRYILKWNEYNAPLRRTVTIEEVGDVGLYMLSDLSRSVTGEVHHADSGYHVIGMKAVDAPDISVVKD from the coding sequence ATGTCGCAAGGTCTGATGAAGGGGAAGCGCGGGCTCATCATGGGCGTCGCCAACAACCGGTCGATCGCGTGGGGCATTGCCAAGGCCATTCACGCACAGGGCGGCGAGATCGCCTTCACCCATCAGGGCGACGCCCTGAAGAAGCGTGTCGAGCCGCTCGCAGCCGAACTTGGCGCGGTCATGGCAGGTCACTGCGACGTCACCGACGAATCGTCGATCGACGCCGTCTTCGAAACGCTCGAAAAGCTCTGGGGAAAGATTGATTTCGTCGTCCATGCCATCGGCTTCTCCGACAAGGATGAACTGACCGGCCGCTACGTCGATACATCGCCTGCCAACTTCGCCATGACCATGAATATCTCGGTCTATTCGTTCACGGCCATAGCGCGTCGTGCGGAAAAGATGATGACGGATGGCGGCTCGCTGCTGACCATGACCTATTACGGCGCCGAGAAGGTGATGCCGAACTACAACGTCATGGGCGTCGCCAAGGCTGCACTCGAAGCCAGCGTCAAGTATCTTGCCGTTGATCTCGGCCCCAAGAACATCCGCGTCAATGCCATTTCCGCAGGCCCGATCAAGACGCTCGCCGCCTCCGGCATCGGTGACTTCCGCTATATCCTGAAGTGGAATGAATACAACGCACCGCTGCGCCGCACGGTCACCATCGAGGAAGTGGGTGATGTCGGCCTCTACATGCTCTCCGACCTGTCGCGCTCGGTTACCGGTGAAGTCCACCACGCCGATAGCGGCTACCATGTGATCGGCATGAAAGCCGTCGATGCGCCTGACATCAGCGTCGTCAAGGACTGA
- a CDS encoding histidine phosphatase family protein, whose translation MLIYVIRHGQTDWNAQIRLQGQKDIPLNDTGRTQASGNGRKLAQLIDPTTAAAWDFVASPLGRTRETMERLRGAMGLDPLLYRTDERLKELSFGDWEGYTLEELEAIAPERVAERELSKWDFIPPGKDAESYEILSWRIGAWLADVSRPTVAVAHGGVIRALFKLCGAMDAEEAAMGAIPQDRILKIEDGKIGWL comes from the coding sequence TTGCTCATCTATGTCATCCGCCATGGCCAGACCGACTGGAACGCCCAGATCCGTCTACAGGGCCAGAAGGATATTCCCCTCAACGATACCGGCCGCACCCAGGCAAGCGGCAACGGCCGCAAGCTTGCCCAGCTTATCGACCCGACCACGGCCGCAGCCTGGGATTTCGTCGCAAGCCCGCTTGGCCGCACGCGCGAGACGATGGAGCGCCTGCGTGGCGCGATGGGCCTTGATCCCCTGCTCTACCGGACGGATGAGCGCCTGAAGGAACTTTCCTTCGGCGATTGGGAGGGCTACACGCTGGAAGAGCTGGAAGCGATTGCACCGGAGCGCGTGGCTGAGCGAGAGCTTTCGAAATGGGATTTCATTCCGCCGGGCAAGGATGCGGAAAGCTATGAAATCCTCTCCTGGCGGATCGGCGCCTGGCTTGCCGACGTCAGCAGGCCGACGGTCGCAGTCGCCCACGGTGGCGTCATCCGCGCGCTGTTCAAGCTCTGTGGTGCGATGGACGCGGAAGAAGCTGCAATGGGCGCCATCCCGCAGGACCGGATCCTGAAGATCGAGGACGGCAAGATCGGCTGGCTTTAG
- a CDS encoding DUF1344 domain-containing protein — MKFVVAALMATASFLSPLGAYAESADVEAVITSVDTERLSLSLDDGKSYQAPEEFNFDGLTAGVKVLVFYTEVDGKRVINDLEIVQ, encoded by the coding sequence ATGAAGTTCGTCGTAGCGGCACTCATGGCCACAGCAAGTTTTCTGTCTCCGCTCGGCGCCTACGCCGAAAGCGCTGACGTCGAAGCTGTCATCACATCGGTCGATACCGAGCGTCTGAGCCTCTCGCTTGACGACGGAAAAAGCTACCAGGCGCCTGAAGAATTCAACTTCGACGGCCTGACCGCAGGTGTCAAGGTTCTGGTCTTCTACACCGAAGTTGACGGTAAACGCGTCATCAACGATCTGGAAATCGTTCAGTAA
- a CDS encoding TetR family transcriptional regulator: MRPTKEQAKENRQRILDTAAKLFRENGIHAVGVDAVMTGAGLTHGGFYGHFKSKSDLAGQALTHAMVDMLKADALSGSLEDFAKSYLSPAHREAAGAGCTVAALGPELARLPDTERGPVTEHIRGLIAHMENWQMEDGGEPDRERAITDVASFVGALVLSRVVNDPALSDEILESVRERVSGKA; this comes from the coding sequence ATGCGTCCGACCAAGGAACAGGCGAAGGAAAACCGGCAGCGTATTCTCGACACGGCTGCAAAGCTGTTTCGCGAAAACGGCATTCATGCAGTTGGTGTCGATGCCGTGATGACGGGTGCAGGCCTCACCCATGGCGGCTTTTATGGACACTTCAAATCCAAGAGCGATCTTGCCGGGCAGGCATTGACCCATGCGATGGTGGATATGCTGAAAGCCGATGCACTGAGCGGCTCGCTGGAGGACTTCGCAAAATCCTATCTTTCACCCGCGCATCGCGAAGCAGCTGGCGCCGGATGCACGGTCGCAGCCCTCGGGCCGGAACTGGCACGCCTGCCGGACACCGAAAGAGGTCCAGTGACCGAGCATATTCGGGGCCTGATTGCCCATATGGAAAACTGGCAGATGGAAGACGGTGGCGAGCCCGACCGCGAACGCGCGATCACCGATGTCGCAAGCTTTGTCGGGGCGCTCGTGCTGTCGCGGGTCGTCAACGACCCTGCCCTGTCGGACGAGATCCTGGAGAGCGTACGCGAGCGTGTGAGCGGAAAGGCCTAA